One segment of Nostoc piscinale CENA21 DNA contains the following:
- a CDS encoding P-loop NTPase fold protein, producing MPLDLERFYQACNPSRPLVMGDASDRRYYIDFAAVRGGKIIEALLRTITRISPDTPTCQLFTGHLGCGKSTELLRLKAELEEQKFQVVYFESTHVLEMADVDVTDILLAIAGQVSESLEANKIRLKPSYFAKLFTEVVDFLQTPIDLGVEAELSVGIAKITAKTKESPQLRRRLRDYLEPRTQNILQSINKELLERANNELKNQGKKGLVVIVDNLDRVAIRPLPSGRSLPEYLFIERGEQLRKLACHLVYTIPLSLIFSNDSAELQHRLGGGVAPKVLPMIPVRLRSGEIFNQGLSLMRQMVLARAFPDIEVSDRLSLVTELFDNLETLDRLCLISGGHVRDLLGLLFDCLREQDPPFERDCVELVIQRQRDYRAHAIDPHEWELIFQVVEQQRVGGDIAYHALLRSLFVFEYRDHRGAWFAVNPVIAETQKFKSWLNIHKQT from the coding sequence ATGCCTTTAGACTTAGAAAGATTTTATCAGGCTTGCAATCCTAGTCGCCCTTTGGTGATGGGAGATGCAAGCGATCGCCGTTATTATATCGATTTTGCGGCGGTGCGGGGTGGCAAAATTATTGAGGCTTTGCTGCGAACAATTACGCGCATTTCACCAGACACTCCCACTTGTCAATTGTTTACGGGACATTTGGGTTGTGGAAAATCGACAGAATTATTGCGGTTGAAAGCTGAATTAGAAGAGCAGAAATTTCAGGTAGTTTATTTTGAGTCCACCCATGTTTTAGAAATGGCAGACGTGGATGTGACAGATATTTTACTAGCGATCGCGGGACAGGTGAGCGAAAGTCTGGAAGCTAATAAAATTCGCCTCAAGCCGAGTTACTTCGCCAAGTTATTCACAGAAGTTGTTGATTTTTTACAAACACCAATTGACTTGGGTGTAGAAGCAGAATTATCTGTGGGGATAGCGAAAATCACCGCCAAAACTAAAGAAAGTCCCCAACTGCGGCGACGGTTAAGAGATTATCTCGAACCGCGTACCCAAAATATTTTGCAGTCTATCAATAAAGAACTACTAGAACGCGCTAACAACGAACTCAAGAATCAAGGTAAAAAAGGTTTAGTTGTCATTGTTGATAACTTGGATAGGGTTGCGATTCGGCCTTTACCATCGGGGCGATCGCTGCCAGAATACTTATTTATTGAACGTGGCGAACAATTACGTAAACTAGCTTGTCACTTAGTTTACACCATACCTTTGTCTTTAATTTTTTCTAACGATAGCGCCGAACTGCAACATCGTTTGGGTGGTGGGGTTGCGCCCAAGGTTTTACCGATGATACCTGTACGGTTGCGTTCTGGGGAAATATTTAACCAAGGGTTATCACTGATGCGACAAATGGTTTTAGCCAGAGCTTTCCCTGACATTGAAGTGAGCGATCGCTTAAGCTTAGTTACAGAGCTATTTGATAACCTGGAAACTTTAGATCGATTGTGCTTAATTAGCGGTGGTCATGTCCGGGATTTACTGGGGTTGCTGTTCGACTGCTTAAGAGAACAAGACCCACCTTTTGAGCGCGACTGCGTAGAACTAGTAATTCAACGTCAACGAGACTACCGCGCCCACGCCATTGACCCCCATGAATGGGAACTAATTTTTCAGGTGGTAGAACAGCAAAGAGTTGGTGGTGACATCGCCTATCATGCTCTTTTACGCAGTTTATTTGTGTTTGAATATCGTGACCATCGAGGTGCTTGGTTTGCTGTCAACCCAGTTATCGCCGAAACGCAAAAATTTAAATCATGGTTGAACATTCACAAGCAGACATAA
- a CDS encoding photosystem II S4 domain protein has protein sequence MLPREELLKGVENRDTVARVIDQAEQAIKTWEVVLTDFLSPPELAEIQRVFNRLTEVQLLTWGGYPQAERQRMAIARGELPLDQSQVAIVALEIAGNFLFDTANHRDFLGAMLGTGIVREKTGDIIVLGERGAQVIVVPEMAEFLEMNLQQVRSVPVKTQRIDISELKIREPKKKELTTVEASLRLDAIASAGFGMSRSKMVDLIDGGDVRVNWKEITQASFQVKSGDLVAIRGKGRLEVGEVAITKKDRYRVQLTRYM, from the coding sequence ATGTTGCCACGAGAAGAACTTTTAAAGGGTGTAGAAAATCGAGATACTGTTGCGCGTGTGATTGATCAGGCGGAACAAGCGATCAAAACTTGGGAAGTGGTTTTGACGGATTTTTTGTCTCCACCAGAATTAGCAGAAATTCAACGGGTTTTTAATCGATTAACTGAAGTGCAATTATTAACTTGGGGCGGATATCCCCAAGCTGAACGCCAACGAATGGCGATCGCTCGTGGAGAACTCCCCTTAGATCAATCACAAGTGGCTATTGTAGCTTTAGAAATTGCGGGGAATTTTTTATTTGATACTGCTAATCACCGTGATTTTTTAGGTGCAATGTTGGGAACTGGAATTGTCCGGGAGAAGACAGGAGACATTATTGTTTTGGGAGAGCGAGGGGCGCAAGTAATTGTTGTGCCGGAAATGGCAGAATTTTTAGAGATGAATCTGCAACAAGTACGCTCAGTTCCCGTGAAAACTCAACGAATTGATATTAGTGAGTTAAAAATTCGGGAACCTAAGAAAAAAGAATTAACCACTGTAGAGGCCTCTTTAAGATTAGATGCGATCGCCAGTGCTGGTTTTGGGATGTCTCGCAGCAAAATGGTAGATTTAATCGATGGTGGCGATGTGCGCGTTAACTGGAAAGAAATTACCCAAGCTAGTTTTCAAGTCAAATCTGGCGATTTAGTTGCCATTCGCGGTAAAGGGCGTTTAGAAGTGGGTGAAGTGGCGATTACTAAAAAAGACCGTTACCGTGTCCAACTAACGCGATATATGTAA
- a CDS encoding ATP-binding protein, with amino-acid sequence MSMLQYPLYNFLATVPKCGEISTLVAALEVFEQEQCDRLVVVNQLQEPIGLLKSVQLTQKLLIESPEAEYLDLLQQPLILWKDSIFEPLQIFAASDRVEQFVQFLRYYSASSSHNVNWTLVDGEGKFLGLLNSSRLLRLLAQEKAGKTSANLLNSVGQVFRETPDTASSKVKTHWRSRKTHSFQPLRHKPLIKLLEQLPWPLMLQTSTGEIVTQNPAWWQQLGGLKDPEDVRRQVVHILSPALTKQPEYVSQTAVKVPSGEDSALSQFKFNSVEHTWALKHEALPHNSFLSASSATSPAFNRCFLDSQMGTCTCVVEEQNGQERIWQFAKIPLDSPDLRVLEEPAAENHHHLWLVLGTDVTEQQQLCKELAAKNADLIQLNRLKDEFLACISHELKTPLTAVLGLSRLLVDQQLGELNERQARYAGLIHQSGRHLMSVVNDILDLTRMETGQMELTLAPVNIQAVCDRALAEVTAIHTQSSKTVSSSQAHISPPVPKFTLAIEQGLEQMVADELRLRQMLVHLLSNAFKFTETSGEIGLRVNRWEGWIAFTIWDTGIGIPEHQQHLIFQKFQQLENPLTRQFEGTGLGLVLTRALARLHGGDVSFLSQEGKGSQFTLLLPPSPPSTGFTDPEISNPEDRTQQNLGVQKVPLAVTSPGNSNQHLPGCSQRLVLIVEAVARYIEDLAEKLKGLGYRVVIARSGTEAVEKARRLQPQAIFLNPLLPLLSGWDVLTLIKSDVATRHIPIIITATGAEKEQAFANQADGFLSLPVENQALAPLLDKLCAEPTITSAAVGKSPTITKNQPLRILRLVNPELTSINPHPSLREHRVIEVDNLDQAELLARVWQFDVILLDIEGSLAQSYLQQLTQHPRLLALPLVTCDVATSLAASQIPGLSVFPCLTPFGKTNHSRADKVDPLLSVLQIASGICCPPSILVVDLTTLHDLPQIRRKQVRHDRTLKNAATNHVTSERGSEWFQALIQYLQTAGLKAAIGRCWAEVNQQIRHNSVDLLLICLGESPIHQDVLKTLKALKAATVNLPPILVLDQRSQREQGNFPAEIKPHKHSNRDNLDQSLRAIATEILPRSISMEDLLHHINQALLHHQQAKS; translated from the coding sequence ATGTCAATGCTACAGTACCCGCTTTATAACTTTCTAGCAACCGTACCTAAATGTGGTGAAATAAGTACGTTAGTAGCGGCTTTGGAAGTTTTTGAGCAAGAACAGTGCGATCGCCTAGTAGTAGTTAATCAACTCCAAGAACCAATCGGATTGCTAAAATCCGTCCAGTTAACCCAAAAACTGCTGATCGAATCTCCAGAAGCAGAATATTTGGATTTGCTGCAACAGCCCTTAATCCTCTGGAAGGACAGCATTTTTGAGCCATTACAAATATTCGCAGCCAGCGATCGCGTTGAACAATTTGTGCAGTTTTTGCGTTACTATTCAGCCTCATCTAGCCACAATGTGAATTGGACATTGGTTGATGGCGAAGGCAAGTTTTTAGGGCTGTTAAATAGCAGTCGTTTATTGCGATTATTAGCCCAGGAAAAAGCAGGCAAAACATCCGCTAATTTATTGAATTCGGTTGGTCAGGTATTCAGAGAAACTCCAGACACCGCCAGTTCTAAAGTCAAAACTCACTGGCGATCGCGCAAAACTCATTCATTTCAGCCATTGCGCCACAAACCCCTAATCAAGTTACTCGAACAACTGCCTTGGCCATTGATGCTGCAAACCAGTACAGGGGAAATCGTCACCCAAAACCCAGCTTGGTGGCAACAGTTGGGAGGTTTAAAAGATCCCGAAGATGTACGGCGACAAGTAGTACATATCCTGTCTCCAGCCTTGACTAAACAACCAGAGTATGTCAGTCAAACAGCGGTGAAAGTTCCATCTGGTGAAGATAGCGCATTATCACAATTCAAGTTTAATTCTGTAGAACATACTTGGGCGTTGAAGCATGAAGCCTTACCCCATAACAGTTTCCTATCAGCATCGTCAGCAACTTCACCCGCTTTTAATCGCTGCTTTTTAGATAGCCAAATGGGGACTTGCACCTGTGTTGTCGAAGAACAAAACGGTCAAGAACGCATCTGGCAATTTGCCAAAATACCCTTAGATAGCCCAGATTTACGAGTTTTAGAAGAACCAGCCGCCGAAAATCATCATCATTTGTGGTTGGTTTTAGGCACTGATGTCACCGAACAGCAACAATTATGTAAAGAACTCGCCGCTAAAAATGCCGACTTGATTCAATTGAATCGGTTAAAAGATGAATTTTTAGCTTGTATTAGTCACGAACTGAAAACACCCCTGACGGCAGTTTTAGGATTATCACGGTTACTGGTAGACCAACAATTAGGGGAATTAAACGAACGACAAGCCCGTTATGCTGGACTCATTCATCAAAGCGGTCGTCACTTAATGAGTGTGGTCAACGACATTTTAGACTTGACTCGGATGGAAACTGGGCAGATGGAATTAACCCTCGCACCAGTGAATATACAGGCTGTGTGCGATCGCGCCCTCGCCGAAGTCACAGCAATCCATACTCAAAGCAGCAAAACAGTCTCCAGTAGCCAGGCCCATATCAGCCCCCCAGTACCAAAATTTACCTTAGCCATTGAACAAGGCTTAGAGCAGATGGTGGCGGATGAATTGCGCTTGCGCCAAATGTTAGTACATTTGCTTTCCAACGCTTTTAAATTCACCGAAACATCCGGCGAAATAGGTTTGCGCGTCAATCGCTGGGAAGGCTGGATTGCTTTTACAATTTGGGATACAGGCATAGGTATCCCCGAACACCAGCAACATTTAATTTTTCAAAAATTTCAACAACTGGAAAATCCCCTCACCAGACAATTTGAAGGAACTGGTTTAGGACTGGTGTTAACCAGAGCTTTAGCCCGCTTGCATGGCGGCGATGTCAGCTTTTTGTCTCAAGAAGGCAAAGGTAGTCAATTTACACTCTTATTACCACCCAGCCCCCCAAGCACAGGTTTTACTGATCCTGAGATTAGCAATCCAGAAGATAGAACCCAGCAAAATCTGGGTGTGCAGAAAGTTCCCCTTGCTGTTACTTCCCCAGGTAACAGTAATCAACATCTCCCTGGTTGCTCCCAAAGATTAGTGCTGATAGTCGAAGCGGTGGCTCGATATATAGAAGATTTAGCAGAAAAACTCAAAGGTTTGGGTTATCGAGTCGTTATTGCCCGTTCAGGAACAGAAGCCGTCGAAAAAGCCCGACGCTTACAACCACAAGCGATATTTTTAAATCCTTTATTACCATTACTTTCTGGGTGGGATGTGCTGACATTGATCAAATCTGACGTAGCCACAAGACACATCCCCATCATTATCACTGCCACAGGGGCAGAAAAAGAGCAAGCATTTGCCAACCAAGCAGATGGTTTCTTGAGCTTACCTGTAGAAAATCAAGCTTTAGCACCACTGTTAGACAAATTGTGTGCCGAACCCACAATTACATCTGCTGCGGTTGGTAAAAGTCCCACAATTACCAAAAATCAACCATTGCGAATTCTCAGATTAGTTAATCCCGAATTAACATCGATTAACCCCCACCCCTCATTGCGTGAGCATCGGGTGATAGAAGTGGATAACCTAGATCAAGCAGAACTCTTAGCTAGGGTTTGGCAATTTGATGTCATCTTATTAGATATTGAAGGTTCCTTAGCCCAAAGTTATTTACAACAATTAACACAGCACCCGCGTTTACTCGCTCTCCCATTGGTGACTTGTGATGTGGCTACTAGTTTGGCGGCTTCCCAGATACCTGGACTGTCTGTATTTCCCTGCTTAACACCCTTTGGGAAAACCAATCACAGTCGCGCAGACAAAGTTGATCCTTTGTTGTCAGTATTACAAATTGCCTCTGGTATTTGCTGTCCACCAAGTATTTTAGTAGTGGATTTGACAACACTCCATGATTTACCCCAAATCAGGCGCAAACAGGTGAGACATGATCGCACTCTGAAAAATGCTGCTACTAATCATGTGACGAGCGAAAGAGGTTCAGAGTGGTTTCAAGCTTTAATTCAGTATTTGCAGACAGCCGGTTTAAAAGCCGCTATTGGGCGCTGTTGGGCAGAAGTTAACCAACAAATTCGCCACAACAGTGTTGACTTGTTGCTGATTTGCTTGGGAGAATCACCAATTCACCAGGATGTGTTAAAAACATTAAAAGCATTAAAAGCTGCGACGGTTAATTTACCGCCGATTTTAGTACTTGATCAACGTTCTCAGCGTGAACAAGGGAATTTTCCAGCAGAAATCAAGCCTCACAAACATAGCAACCGAGATAATTTAGATCAATCTCTCAGGGCGATCGCTACAGAAATTTTACCCCGTTCCATCTCAATGGAAGATTTACTGCATCATATTAATCAGGCTTTACTGCACCATCAACAAGCAAAAAGTTAG
- the kaiC gene encoding circadian clock protein KaiC translates to MSENEQKEQNPTPIGGVEKIRTMIEGFDDISHGGLPVGRTTLVSGTSGTGKTLLSLQFLYNGITYFDEPGVFVTFEESPSDIIKNAHIFGWNLQRLIDEGKLFILDASPDPEGQDIVGNFDLSALIERLQYAIRKYKAKRVSIDSITAVFQQYEAVGVVRREIFRLVARLKQLNVTTIITTERSEEYGPVASFGVEEFVSDNVVIVRNVLEGERRRRTTEILKLRGTTHMKGEYPFTITNAGVNIFPLGAMRLTQRSSNVRVSSGVKTLDEMCGGGFFKDSIILATGATGTGKTLLVSKFLQNGCVNSERAILFAYEESRAQLSRNASSWGIDFEELEHQGLLKIICTYPESTGLEDHLQIIKSEIANFKPARIAIDSLSALARGVSNNAFRQFVIGVTGYAKQEEITGFFTNTTDQFMGSHSITDSHISTITDTILMLQYVEIRGEMSRAINVFKMRGSWHDKGIREYNITADGPEIKDSFRNYERIVSGAPTRVSIDEKAELSRIVRSFEDKRSTDS, encoded by the coding sequence ATGAGTGAAAACGAGCAAAAAGAGCAGAACCCAACACCAATTGGTGGTGTAGAAAAAATTCGGACAATGATCGAGGGCTTTGACGATATTAGTCATGGTGGTTTACCAGTAGGTAGAACTACCTTAGTCAGTGGCACCTCCGGTACAGGTAAAACCTTATTATCCCTTCAGTTTTTATATAACGGCATTACTTATTTTGATGAGCCGGGCGTATTTGTGACCTTTGAAGAATCGCCCAGCGACATTATCAAAAATGCTCATATTTTTGGTTGGAACTTACAACGCTTAATTGATGAAGGTAAGTTATTTATTCTCGATGCTTCGCCAGATCCAGAAGGTCAAGATATTGTCGGTAATTTTGACCTTTCGGCATTAATTGAGCGATTACAATATGCCATTCGGAAATATAAAGCCAAACGTGTATCTATTGATTCGATTACTGCCGTATTTCAACAATATGAAGCAGTGGGAGTCGTCAGACGCGAAATTTTTCGCTTGGTGGCCCGGCTAAAACAATTGAATGTTACTACCATCATTACCACTGAACGAAGTGAAGAATATGGCCCTGTGGCTTCTTTTGGGGTTGAGGAATTTGTTTCGGATAACGTGGTAATTGTGCGGAATGTATTAGAAGGAGAACGTCGGCGACGGACGACGGAAATCCTCAAGTTACGGGGTACAACCCACATGAAAGGTGAGTATCCTTTTACTATTACTAATGCTGGAGTCAACATCTTTCCTCTGGGCGCAATGCGCTTGACTCAAAGGTCTTCTAATGTCCGCGTTTCATCTGGTGTCAAAACACTTGATGAAATGTGTGGTGGTGGTTTCTTTAAAGATTCGATTATTTTAGCCACAGGAGCTACTGGTACTGGGAAAACACTACTTGTAAGTAAATTTTTACAAAATGGTTGTGTTAACAGTGAACGCGCCATTTTATTTGCTTATGAAGAATCACGCGCTCAACTGTCACGCAATGCTTCTTCTTGGGGTATTGATTTTGAAGAATTAGAACATCAAGGGTTACTCAAAATCATTTGTACTTATCCTGAATCAACTGGTTTAGAAGATCACCTACAAATTATTAAGTCAGAAATTGCTAATTTTAAACCAGCAAGAATTGCCATTGATTCACTTTCAGCCTTAGCCAGAGGTGTAAGTAATAACGCTTTTCGTCAGTTTGTGATTGGTGTAACTGGTTATGCCAAGCAAGAAGAAATCACTGGTTTTTTCACCAATACAACTGACCAATTTATGGGTTCTCATTCTATTACTGACTCACATATTTCCACAATTACTGACACAATTTTGATGTTGCAGTACGTAGAAATTCGTGGGGAAATGTCGCGGGCAATTAACGTGTTTAAAATGCGAGGTTCCTGGCACGATAAAGGAATTCGTGAGTATAATATTACGGCTGACGGCCCAGAAATTAAAGATTCTTTCAGGAATTACGAACGGATTGTGAGTGGTGCGCCTACCCGCGTTAGCATCGACGAAAAGGCAGAACTTTCTCGCATAGTCAGAAGTTTTGAAGACAAAAGGAGTACAGATTCCTAA
- a CDS encoding KaiA family protein, with the protein MLLPILFFQANVKKILDNLVQLGTQLPFNPTNGYFFQPSSAQFSTSTLVSATTARLYSLLNWWPANLNQNFIDKYFYVFACQQQKPQQVFQQMTQVDQRVLLQQIKSDYRQILIDYFTTDKTLKEKIDKFINTVFCANIPVPQIIEIHMELIDEFSKQLKLEGRSDETLLDYRLTLIDILAHLCEAYRCAISK; encoded by the coding sequence ATGCTACTACCTATACTATTTTTCCAAGCAAATGTTAAAAAAATTTTAGATAACCTAGTTCAGCTAGGTACCCAATTACCATTTAACCCAACAAACGGGTACTTCTTTCAGCCTAGTTCTGCTCAATTTAGCACATCTACTCTGGTGTCTGCCACCACAGCTAGACTTTACTCCTTACTAAATTGGTGGCCAGCGAATCTTAATCAAAATTTTATAGACAAATATTTTTACGTGTTTGCGTGCCAGCAGCAAAAACCACAACAGGTTTTTCAGCAAATGACTCAAGTAGATCAGCGGGTATTGTTACAACAAATTAAATCTGATTATCGCCAGATTCTTATAGATTACTTTACTACAGACAAAACCTTGAAAGAAAAAATTGATAAATTCATCAACACAGTGTTTTGTGCTAATATTCCTGTGCCTCAAATCATAGAAATTCACATGGAACTCATTGATGAGTTTTCTAAACAGCTAAAATTAGAAGGAAGGAGTGATGAGACATTACTTGATTACCGTTTGACTCTTATAGATATCTTAGCCCACCTATGTGAAGCTTATAGATGTGCAATTTCTAAATAG
- the kaiB gene encoding circadian clock protein KaiB — translation MNKARKTYVLKLYVAGNTPNSVRALKTLKNILEQEFQGVYALKVIDVMKNPQLAEEDKILATPTLSKILPPPVRKIIGDLSDRERVLIGLDLLYEELSEEDWEESQNL, via the coding sequence ATGAATAAAGCCAGAAAAACTTATGTTCTCAAACTTTATGTTGCTGGGAACACGCCTAACTCAGTCCGGGCATTAAAAACACTCAAAAATATATTAGAGCAGGAGTTTCAAGGTGTTTATGCACTCAAAGTCATCGACGTAATGAAAAATCCCCAACTAGCTGAAGAAGATAAAATCTTAGCGACACCAACATTATCAAAAATTTTACCGCCTCCTGTTCGGAAAATTATAGGTGATCTTTCAGATCGAGAAAGAGTATTAATTGGATTAGATTTATTGTATGAAGAACTAAGTGAAGAAGACTGGGAAGAATCCCAAAACCTTTAA
- a CDS encoding TolC family protein → MPIAQPTVFKGAGAAQLLAARSCSQEIGISTALSLYSRGCEQQKLTGELTAQTNTVTPEPAEVAPDSPTVPSNSDSGSTPVETVPTASPTPVVEPANAPVPSSTSPATTDAVQVPENLIPTANPLQFPTKAEEVTVQGNQPITLEQALEVARRNNRELQISVLQLERSRAALREAQAALYPTLDLNADITRSQSASSQLQDTLNGRAGLSSNSDEPSTGFNGQAQLTYNIYTSGRRQAAIKEAEEQVRFNELDVERQSEEIRLNVSTQYYDLQEADEQVRINQSAVENAQASLRDAEALERAGVGTRFDVLRSQVNLANAQQDLTNAISNQLIARRQLVTTLSLPQDITISAADTVQLAGLWNRSLEESIVLAFQNRPELQQQLAQRNISEQQRRQALAANLPQLSFIANYNLLDQFDDSVSITDGYSVGVRASWNLFDGGAARARASQARANKAIAETNFAEQRNQIRFQVEQAFSTQRSNLDNVQTANTALEQAREALRLARLRFQAGVGTQTDVINSETDLTRAEGNRVTAILNYNRALARLQRAVTIRSFR, encoded by the coding sequence TTGCCCATAGCCCAACCAACGGTATTTAAGGGTGCAGGGGCGGCACAATTGTTAGCAGCACGCAGTTGCTCACAAGAAATCGGGATATCGACGGCACTATCTTTGTACTCCAGAGGTTGTGAGCAGCAAAAATTAACTGGAGAGCTAACGGCACAAACCAATACAGTCACACCAGAACCTGCGGAAGTAGCGCCAGATTCTCCGACTGTGCCTAGTAATAGTGATTCTGGTTCTACGCCAGTGGAGACAGTACCAACAGCTAGTCCAACTCCAGTCGTAGAACCTGCCAATGCTCCCGTACCGAGCAGTACTAGTCCGGCTACTACTGATGCTGTCCAAGTTCCAGAAAACTTGATTCCGACGGCGAATCCGTTGCAATTTCCTACCAAAGCCGAGGAAGTTACTGTTCAAGGTAATCAACCAATTACTTTAGAACAAGCTTTGGAGGTAGCGCGACGGAATAATCGAGAACTACAGATATCGGTATTACAGCTAGAACGCAGTCGAGCGGCTTTACGGGAAGCCCAAGCCGCTTTGTATCCGACTTTGGATTTGAATGCGGATATTACTCGCAGTCAGTCGGCTTCTAGTCAGCTACAAGATACGTTAAACGGGCGAGCTGGGTTAAGTTCCAACAGTGATGAACCTAGCACTGGGTTCAATGGTCAGGCGCAGTTGACGTATAACATTTACACTTCGGGAAGACGGCAAGCTGCGATTAAAGAAGCTGAGGAACAGGTACGTTTCAATGAATTGGATGTGGAACGCCAATCTGAGGAAATTCGCCTGAATGTAAGTACGCAATATTACGACTTGCAAGAAGCTGATGAGCAAGTACGGATTAACCAATCAGCTGTAGAAAATGCCCAAGCGAGTTTGCGTGACGCGGAAGCCTTAGAACGTGCGGGAGTTGGTACTCGCTTTGATGTTTTGCGATCGCAAGTTAACTTAGCTAATGCTCAACAAGACTTAACTAATGCAATTTCCAATCAGCTAATAGCCAGACGACAGTTAGTCACTACCCTGAGTTTGCCACAAGATATTACTATTAGTGCAGCAGATACAGTGCAGTTAGCTGGTTTGTGGAATCGGTCATTAGAAGAAAGTATTGTTTTGGCGTTTCAAAATCGTCCAGAACTACAACAGCAGTTGGCACAACGGAACATTAGCGAACAACAGCGCCGACAAGCTTTAGCAGCTAATTTACCACAATTGAGTTTTATTGCTAACTACAACTTGTTGGATCAGTTTGATGATAGCGTCAGCATTACTGACGGTTATTCTGTTGGGGTGAGAGCAAGTTGGAATTTGTTTGATGGTGGTGCAGCACGGGCTAGAGCATCTCAGGCCAGAGCAAATAAAGCGATCGCAGAAACCAATTTTGCCGAGCAACGTAACCAAATCCGCTTCCAAGTAGAACAGGCTTTTTCTACCCAACGGTCTAATCTAGACAACGTGCAAACTGCTAACACAGCCTTAGAACAAGCCAGAGAAGCTCTACGTCTGGCGCGGTTACGCTTCCAAGCTGGGGTGGGTACGCAAACTGATGTGATTAACTCCGAAACTGACTTAACAAGAGCAGAAGGTAATCGAGTCACCGCTATCTTAAATTACAACCGGGCTTTAGCTCGATTACAGCGTGCAGTTACTATTAGGTCATTTCGTTAA
- a CDS encoding glyoxalase-like domain protein: MVIAANVMQFLLAPLTFGSFLPSLPLDSLFSTQGIMVMLLAAYAGAMWMFLSSAPKVHTVMVSDLEIARQLYEGLLDLPAAEVPLHYYYNYEQTIGTTAIDPLYMSASPSWSGKTMNNANEGLWYQLKKNTQLHVITGASLGSKNQQRHVCFDRDCLEMILLRVETRGLKFKIRNQKPLNFLIKDYEGRIIELAEVAN, translated from the coding sequence ATGGTTATAGCAGCTAATGTAATGCAGTTTTTACTTGCTCCGTTGACTTTCGGCTCATTTTTACCATCCCTGCCTTTAGATAGTCTATTTTCGACTCAAGGCATTATGGTAATGCTGCTGGCGGCTTATGCTGGTGCTATGTGGATGTTTCTCAGCAGTGCGCCCAAAGTTCACACTGTGATGGTGTCAGATTTGGAAATTGCTCGACAGTTGTACGAAGGGCTACTCGATTTACCAGCCGCAGAAGTGCCTCTGCACTACTATTACAACTATGAACAAACCATCGGCACAACTGCGATAGATCCTTTGTATATGTCCGCCAGTCCCAGTTGGTCGGGCAAAACAATGAATAATGCCAACGAAGGACTCTGGTATCAACTAAAAAAGAATACCCAGCTACACGTCATTACCGGAGCAAGTTTAGGCAGCAAAAATCAACAGCGTCACGTTTGTTTTGACCGTGACTGCTTGGAAATGATTTTATTAAGGGTAGAAACCCGTGGTTTAAAATTCAAAATTCGCAACCAAAAGCCTTTAAATTTCTTAATTAAAGACTATGAAGGGCGGATTATTGAATTAGCTGAAGTGGCAAATTAG
- the cutA gene encoding divalent-cation tolerance protein CutA, producing MMKIALTNLPPEDGERIARLLVEEHLVACVNLYPIKSFYFWQGELQFDSEVTLMMKVSTAGVARLKNRILELHPYELPEFLVLDVDNEASLREYIDFVQAETHL from the coding sequence ATGATGAAGATTGCGCTCACGAACTTGCCTCCAGAAGACGGAGAACGGATTGCTCGGTTACTTGTAGAAGAGCATCTTGTAGCCTGTGTTAACTTATATCCGATTAAGAGTTTCTATTTTTGGCAAGGAGAACTGCAATTTGACTCCGAAGTGACATTGATGATGAAGGTTTCTACGGCAGGAGTAGCGCGTTTAAAAAACCGCATCCTTGAACTTCACCCTTATGAATTGCCTGAGTTTTTAGTGCTTGATGTTGATAATGAAGCTTCTTTGCGGGAGTACATTGATTTCGTTCAAGCTGAAACCCATCTTTAA